From the Candidatus Woesearchaeota archaeon genome, the window TTATACAACAATGAAAGTATTTTTAATTTTATACTATCTATACGTTTAAGCCTTCCACTAATATCCTTAACTAATTTGTTTATAGATTCATTACTACCTAAAATTTTTCCCTTTAACATTAATTCCCTAAGAGGTATAAAAAATCTAGAAGGGTCATAAATCCCTAAAGAAGTTTTTAATTCATTAAAAAGATTAATATCTCCACCCATAATTTTCTCAAAATAATCAGATAAATAATATTGGCGAACAACAAAACTAAAATTATATTTATTTAATATCTCTTTTTGTATTTTTTTAATAAGAAGATTAATGGCATGTTTATTTCCTAAAGAAAGGTCATTAAATAATACACCTATAATTAGTTCTTTAGAAAATTTTATTTCTTTGGGATTAAGAAGCCACATAGCTTTAATATTTCTTTTCTGTACCTTCAGAAGACTATCTGAAAAGAGTTTTATTGCTTCTACACTCTCAAGTTTTTTAGTTTTTTCCATTATACAATCCATCTAAGACCAAATAAATATTTTTAATTTCCTGATAATCTAAACTTTGCTTGAACTCTTTATTTGAATGAATATAATTATATAAATTAATTAAAGTAGCAAAATTCTTTGAAGAAATCTCTTTCTTAAGGATACTAATTTTTTTCAAATCTTGTTTAGGTATAATTTTATGTTCTTTTTTAATAAGTCTTTCACACACCTGTAAAATAGCTTTATATAATTTCTCAAAATTCTTTTTATCTTTTTTATTTTGTAGATGAATTAATATCTCTTCCATAATTTTAATGAAATCTTTTGCCTTTTCATGATATTTATCTATTTCTTTGCCTTCTAATCTTAATAATTGCTCAAATTCTATTTTTTTACTAACCATATATATTTCTTCATAATTATCTATAGCAATTTTATTTATAATTTCATTTTCTTTAAAGACTTTCTTTAACTCTTGCAATACATTCTTAGGAAAAGGAGGATATTTACCATAATAAGATAAAACTATTTGCGCACTTTCTGTCATAGCCATAAGAATTTCATGACAAATTTCTCTCAAAAAAATGTCTCCGGCCAAATCTACATCTTTCTCAGCTTGTTCGATAAGCTTTTCAGATCTTTCTTCAATGCTATAAATTTTACCTTTTTTTAATAAATCTTTGATTAATTTTAAATATCCTGATTCATCAAAAATTATTAGTGAATTTCTAATGGATGTTATTACCCAAGGTTCTCCATTTCTTATAAGATCCCACCAATGAGTCAAAGTTTTTGGTGGCTGAAAATGCAGTTTAATTCCCTTTTTATTATATTCTTGTTGTATTAATTCGGTATATAATTTTAATTTTTCTATAAAAGAAGAGCTTAAACTTTTTTGAGTATCATCAAGTAAAATAAGGATATCAATATCAGAACCTCTAACATTTTGTTTTTCAACTGCACTCCCATAAACCCATATTGCCTTAACAATAGGCCTTAATTTTATTAATGGAGCACAAGCTCGCTTCACCTCTTTAAATGAATCCAAGTCCATATAGATCTTTATTCTCCTGAGATTTAAAAATATTGCTATTTTAACGAGAAATTAACATCTAAAAACAATAGAAGCGCTTTTATATTTTTCTTCTAAATATTTTTTGAATTAAATATTAATTATAATCGTCTAAAAAAAGAATATTTTTAATTAAAACACTAAACCATTGCTTCTATACTATCAACTTTCTTACTTACAATACGAGAATTTACATCTTCGTCATTAACACAACTTCTAAGAGGATAATCATGTTTAGGATTAACAGCATTATCTACCCAATCTTTAACCTCGCTCTGAAATCTATTCATTTCTTCTGCCCACTGCGATTGTTTTTTTAATTGAGTAGGTGTAATTATATAAGAATGGACTATTGGTTTTCCAACAGGTTCATATTTTTTTGAAACTAAATTATAGCTATATTGCTGGTCTATACAAGTTACTTTCTCACCATATCCACCTTTACGCAATTTTATAGATTTACGAGAATAGTCTACTAAAGCTATACAATCTGGATGTAATTTATCTTTATCCATAAAACTAAGAAGTTTAACACATTTATAAAATTAACTAAAAGTCTTTAAAAAGAGTATTAAAACCATTTGATATATTCTCTTCTTCAAATATTTCATTTGAATTATCATCACCACTAGAACCTTCTAAATTCTCAAAAAATTCTCTTCTATTTTCCTCTTCTTCTAAATTTTCATCAGAAGTTTCTTCAGACTTTTCAAATATAGATTCAGATTCTTCTTCTGAATCTAAATCAGAATCTAAATCAGAATTATTTTCTTCTTTTTCAGGAATAACTTCATCTACACCTTTCAACATATTTCTTTCTATTTCAGAAACTAATTTTTTAGTATCATAAAATTTATCTGGATTTACCGAAATTGCATCTATTCTATTTCTAACTAAGAATTCTACAATTTCTGGATATTCTGAGGGTGCTTGTCCACAAATTGAAACTGTTTTTCCATATTTATGGAAATGAGTAATTATATTCTCAATAGCTCTTAACACAGCGGGATTTCTTTCATCAAAATAACCCATTCTTCCTAGCTTTGCTGAATCTCTATCCACCCCTAAAACCAATTGAGTTAAATCATTGGAACCTATAGATGTACCAGTAATACCTAATTTAGCAAATTCATCAGGAATAAAAGCTATAGAAGGAACTTCGGCCATTAAATAAATCTTAAAATCTTTGCTTAATTTTAAATCTTCATCATCTAAAATAGCTAAACACTTTTCAACTTCATCCACAGTTCTAACAAAAGGCATCATTACATGAACGTTTTTGTAAAACTCTCTTACTTTTTTAATTGCTTTACATTCTAATCTAAAGGCTTCTTGGAATTCATCACTAACATATCTTGAAACACCTCTCCAACCAATCATAGGATTTTGTTCAACT encodes:
- a CDS encoding nucleotidyltransferase domain-containing protein, encoding MDLDSFKEVKRACAPLIKLRPIVKAIWVYGSAVEKQNVRGSDIDILILLDDTQKSLSSSFIEKLKLYTELIQQEYNKKGIKLHFQPPKTLTHWWDLIRNGEPWVITSIRNSLIIFDESGYLKLIKDLLKKGKIYSIEERSEKLIEQAEKDVDLAGDIFLREICHEILMAMTESAQIVLSYYGKYPPFPKNVLQELKKVFKENEIINKIAIDNYEEIYMVSKKIEFEQLLRLEGKEIDKYHEKAKDFIKIMEEILIHLQNKKDKKNFEKLYKAILQVCERLIKKEHKIIPKQDLKKISILKKEISSKNFATLINLYNYIHSNKEFKQSLDYQEIKNIYLVLDGLYNGKN